Proteins from a genomic interval of Trichoderma breve strain T069 chromosome 2, whole genome shotgun sequence:
- a CDS encoding n-Acetylglucosaminyltransferase-IV (GnT-IV) conserved region domain-containing protein produces the protein MTKSTPSLSRFTTDLRVVNFVFFLVWFIAVRYCQQTTYFDPSSYFFRSDAAYQPFYSAVREQEADNFLASQSAQNSRLRNATEGSARRPAPYCIGIPTLQRERAQFFPRTAASLVDSLAPEERELIHIVVLLSDADATVNSAFGQDWLHAIADTVIVHEDTPEKLVAENGYQTIPRHSESAIRDERVRRDYSVLSETCRRNEADYFILVEDDVIAAREWFKRLLVATPQVNERAVAKKRDWLYIRLFYTETYMGWNSEEWPMYIRNIALIYMAVLGVMFAVRYLHQLAPPSLKDRTFKNSKLLMANVLFIWVPLFIGLGFMAGRLTVNPIPYGVQEMPRYGCCSQGLVIPNRHLTLLQDKLQASPFDLPADSTIEKTADDLHLDKWAVVPSVLQHIGARGSSAKGGALKTTWNFSFERFYSA, from the coding sequence ATGACTAAATCAACCCCCTCATTATCACGATTTACTACCGATCTACGAGTGGTCAACTTTGTGTTTTTCTTAGTTTGGTTTATCGCTGTTCGATATTGTCAACAAACCACCTACTTCGACCCGTCCTCATATTTCTTTCGCTCAGATGCCGCGTACCAACCATTCTATTCGGCTGTTAGAGAGCAGGAAGCCGACAATTTCCTAGCTTCTCAAAGCGCACAAAACAGCAGATTAAGAAATGCAACAGAAGGAAGCGCTCGCCGCCCCGCTCCATACTGCATCGGCATCCCAACGCTTCAGAGAGAGCGGGCGCAATTCTTTCCGAGAACGGCGGCATCTCTTGTCGATTCATTGGCACCTGAAGAGCGAGAGCTGATTCACATCGTTGTTCTCTTGTCTGATGCCGATGCGACAGTAAACTCAGCATTTGGACAAGACTGGCTCCATGCGATTGCCGATACAGTCATAGTTCATGAAGATACGCCAGAGAAACTGGTCGCTGAAAATGGTTACCAGACGATACCACGACATTCCGAATCGGCGATTAGAGACGAGCGAGTAAGACGCGACTATTCTGTGCTTTCCGAGACATGCCGCCGAAACGAGGCAGACTACTTCATTCTTGTCGAAGACGATGTCATCGCCGCGAGAGAGTGGTTCAAGCGACTCCTAGTGGCAACACCCCAAGTGAACGAGCGCGCGGTTGCTAAAAAGCGAGACTGGCTTTACATTCGACTTTTTTATACCGAAACCTATATGGGATGGAACTCGGAGGAATGGCCAATGTATATTCGAAATATTGCGCTCATATATATGGCCGTGTTGGGAGTCATGTTCGCAGTTCGCTATCTCCACCAATTGGCTCCGCCCTCGCTCAAGGACCGAACATTTAAAAACTCAAAGCTCTTGATGGCAAATGTACTGTTTATCTGGGTACCTCTTTTCATTGGGCTTGGATTCATGGCTGGCCGGTTAACAGTCAACCCCATTCCATACGGCGTGCAAGAGATGCCGCGATACGGCTGTTGCAGCCAGGGCTTGGTTATACCAAACCGACACCTTACCTTGCTGCAAGATAAGCTGCAGGCGTCTCCATTTGACCTACCGGCCGACTCTACTATCGAAAAGACAGCGGATGACCTGCATTTGGATAAATGGGCCGTTGTGCCTAGTGTTCTTCAGCATATTGGAGCGCGAGGATCGTCGGCTAAAGGCGGTGCCCTTAAGACGACATGGAATTTCAGTTTTGAAAGATTTTATTCAGCATAA
- a CDS encoding carboxylesterase family domain-containing protein: MLLTTKSAALILGAALASATPVDVTSSTASSCNTRQFLTVSTSNGPITGHQASNSACVIEYLGIPFAQPPVGSLRFAVPTKIRSKKPYVAANFGFDCPLTPSKPVNYPGFTPQAQQIVNYFASAAGTPQSEDCLTLNIWSKATQNALKAKKPVLVFFYGGTRTGYTIGNTDSPFYSGKYFADSEDIVVVTVNYRLNIFGFPGAPGETQNLGLRDQRAAVEWVRDNIKQFGGDPSKITISGQSAGGVAVDYWTYAYKKDPIVNGVIAHSGNVFSFPVNAPGVPEKNWDTVVAAVNCTSASDVMSCMRQADWTAIKAAAAGIKPTPSSSVLRSIPAFYPMPDEQVVFSDYLSLTNAGKFAKVPLLLGNNNNEDGYYRIPAFASGIVPTADQVVSFLLESFTCPVSHQANARRNHGVPAWAYRYMADWDNTRLYPTSGAYHGVDLHMIFGASADVSGLPTTADQRSLTKLMQHAWFTFSNNPTSGLSSLGWPQFNKKKASLIVLGQNNRPKAQFVSPSVFDLTCPNITLAGLGSVVSTVADAVTQPLLDY; this comes from the exons ATGCTTCTCACGACCAAGAGCgcggccttgatcttgggcGCTGCCCTTGCCTCAGCTACTCCTGTGGATGTCACATCATCGACGGCATCGAGCTGTAACACCCGTCAGTTTCTCACCGTGTCCACGTCCAATGGTCCCATCACCGGTCACCAAGCGTCCAACTCAGCCTGTGTGATTGAATACCTGGGCATTCCCTTTGCGCAGCCGCCTGTTGGAAGCTTGCGATTCGCAGTGCCCACCAAGATTCGATCCAAGAAGCCATATGTGGCTGCTAATTTTGGATTTGATTGTCCTTTGACGCCGTCGAAGCCTGTCAATTACCCCGGATTTACGCCCCAGGCGCAGCAGATCGTCAACTATTTCGCCTCTGCGGCGGGCACTCCTCAGAGTGAAGATTGCCTTACCCTCAACATTTGGTCTAAGGCGACGCAGAATGCATTGAAAGCGAAGAAACCTGTCCTGGTGTTCTTCTATGGAGGAA CGAGGACAGGATATACCATTGGAAACACCGACAGCCCGTTCTACTCAGGCAAATACTTTGCCGACAGCGAGGATATTGTCGTCGTTACGGTCAACTACCGACTCAACATTTTCGGCTTCCCTGGTGCCCCAGGCGAGACTCAGAACCTCGGTCTGCGCGACCAGCGAGCGGCCGTCGAGTGGGTTCGAGACAACATCAAGCAGTTCGGCGGCGACCCCAGCAAGATTACCATCTCTGGCCAGTCTGCGGGAggtgttgctgttgattACTGGACCTACGCGTACAAGAAGGACCCCATTGTCAACGGCGTCATTGCGCACTCGGGCAATGTCTTCAGCTTCCCCGTCAACGCCCCAGGCGTCCCTGAGAAGAATTGGGACACTGTTGTGGCTGCTGTGAACTGCACTTCTGCCAGCGATGTCATGTCTTGCATGCGCCAGGCGGACTGGAcagccatcaaggccgctgcGGCCGGCATCAAACCCACGCCGAGCAGTAGTGTTCTGCGATCCATTCCTGCGTTCTACCCGATGCCAGACGAACAAGTTGTTTTCTCCGACTACCTCTCATTGACCAATGCTGGTAAATTTGCAAAGGTTCCTCTTTTGCTgggaaacaacaacaacgagGATGGATACTACCGCATTCCCGCGTTCGCCTCTGGCATCGTGCCGACTGCTGACCAGGTCGTGTCTTTCCTCCTGGAGTCTTTCACCTGTCCCGTGTCCCATCAGGCCAACGCTCGACGAAACCACGGAGTGCCAGCCTGGGCTTACCGATACATGGCCGACTGGGATAACACTCGCCTCTATCCCACCAGCGGTGCTTATCACGGTGTCGATCTTCACATGATCTTTGGAGCGTCCGCAGATGTCAGCGGATTGCCCACGACCGCAGACCAGAGAAGCCTCACGAAGCTGATGCAACACGCTTGGTTTACCTTTAGCAACAACCCTACCTCAGgtctcagcagccttggatgGCCTCAattcaacaagaagaaggcctcGTTGATCGTGCTTGGCCAAAACAACCGTCCCAAGGCACAGTTTGTGTCTCCGTCGGTGTTTGACCTTACATGCCCTAACATTACCTTGGCAGGTTTGGGAAGTGTTGTATCCACAGTGGCCGATGCAGTAACGCAGCCGCTGTTGGATTATTAG
- a CDS encoding NMT1/THI5 like domain-containing protein, whose amino-acid sequence MSTDKITFLANWHATPYHAPVYLAQAKGYFKDEGIKVALLEPNDPSDVTEIIGSGKVDLGFKAMIHTLAAKARGFPVVSIGSLLDEPFTGVIYLKESGITTDFRSLKGKRIGYVGEFGKIQIDELTSHYGLTPEDYTAVRCGMNVSKAIISGEIDAGIGLENVQMVELEEWLDKQGRPKTDVQMLRIDELAELGCCCFCTILYIGNESFIEKNPEKVRAFLRAVKKATDFVLADPNKAWAEYVDFKPVMGTDLNRKMFERSFAYFSKDLKNVQRDWNKVTKYGQRLGVLDAQFKSNYTNEFLSWELEAESADPTGDQKRMVELQCDVACRGGFRRLPAVIKA is encoded by the exons ATGTCGACGGATAAGATCACGTTCTTGGCCAACTG GCATGCCACCCCTTACCACGCACCCGTCTACCTCGCTCAAGCGAAAGGATACTTCAAGGATGAAGGCATCAAGGTCGCTCTCTTGGAGCCCAACGACCCTAGC GATGTCACCGAGATCATCGGATCCGGCAAAGTGGACCTCGGATTCAAGGCCATGATTCACACTCTTGCC GCAAAAGCCCGTGGCTTCCCGGTTGTGTCTATCGGCAGCCTGCTTGATGAGCCATTCACCGGTGTCATTTACCTCAAGGAGTCGGGCATCACTACTGATTTCCGCTCCCTCAAGGGCAAGCGCATCGGCTATGTGGGAGAGTTTGGCAAGATCCAGATCGACGAGCTGACTTCCCACTATGGCCTCACCCCAGAGGACTACACTGCGGTTCGCTGCGGAATGAATGTTtccaaggccatcatcagcGGCGAAATTGACGCTGGTATTGGCCTGGAGAATGTCCAGATGGTTGAGCTCGAGGAGTGGCTCGACAAGCAGGGCCGCCCCAAGACAGACGTCCAAATGCTTCGCATTGATGAGCTCGCCGAAttgggctgctgttgcttctGTACCATCCTCTACATCGGCAACGAGTCCTTCATTGAGAAGAACCCGGAGAAAGTTCGCGCTTTCCTTCGTGCTGTCAAGAAGGCCACTGATTTCGTCCTTGCTGACCCCAACAAGGCTTGGGCTGAGTATGTTGACTTCAAGCCCGTCATGGGTACTGACCTCAACCGCAAGATGTTTGAGCGTAGCTTTGCCTACTTCTCAAAGGACTTGAAGAACGTTCAGCGCGATTGGAACAAGGTGACCAAGTATGGACAGAGACTCGGCGTCTTGGACGCACAGTTCAAGTCCAACTACACCAACGAGTTCCTTAGCTGGGAGCTTGAGGCCGAGTCCGCAGACCCTACCGGCGACCAGAAGCGCATGGTTGAGTTGCAGTGTGACGTTGCCTGCCGAGGAGGCTTCCGCCGACTCCCAGCTGTCATCAAGGCTTAA
- a CDS encoding e1-E2 ATPase domain-containing protein — protein MSENIAPEPDEKEPNVDLRITFNDASHPSGRAGRSNAFDRDLTRPLSRKRSLSRGSATSRRDLPSSPYSGVQIEYRTLSIHVSESRNVDSENLADLKAPKKDGKEEYFSNLTFHELEVDQLCQQLNVSKAAGLSESSAAMRLQRDGRNTLPHPKANYWKKILTYVFGGFCSVLWVGVVIFFICWRPLSNPPSPTNLALAILVLIVIFLQASFSAFQDWSTSRTMKSITDLLPSDALVLRDGQLMKLRATELVSGDVVHLNIGNKVPADMRIIEHSGDLRFDRAVLTGESDEIEASVDQTDENFLESRNIALMGTLVVNGGGVGVVVLTGSRSVMGRIATATASAEERPTLIQREISRFVRIIVALTVVLALIILLTWVGWLRRDHFAYMNVVAMLNNVMGCVVAFIPEGMPVGVALTLMMVARRMKASNVLPKGLSTVETLGCVNVICSDKTGTLTQNQMHVNSVAFVDEPIAIQDIYNNLGSDNVDAGVKNLHQAASLCNDATFAPQTLHLPVASRNIQGNATDGAVLRFTAGAPIANEKAEQPTKVFQIPFNSKNKWMLTMYKIPSESQALNEFQVFVKGAPDVLLPSCTAYWSRKSKCVMPLDATAKTAFKEYQDKLSKNAERVIVLCMKSMTVQDAMGTNAFSDEVTSRATDDLIVVGILGITDPPRPETLDTVRECRRAGTRFFMVTGDYGLTAAAIARNVGIFTGERDPDTITTIKANNDIDTVKKLNSARVAGECNSLLLEGHSLGGLGDEDWSVICEYQEIVFARTTPEQKLRIVEEFRKRDNVVAVTGDGVNDAPALRAADVGVAIVSGSDVAIEAADLVLLDRFDSIIDAIRLGRLVFQNLQKVIAYLLPAGSWSEIWPVILNVFFGVPLPLSSFLMIMICVFTDLFLSLSLIMEKEEFDLLSLPPRNHKKDHLINFKIYCQAYIFTGTAETICAHSMFFLYMWRAAGIPVSQLFFLFEGYSEGFHGYTQDELNHFNYTGQCVYFVTLVILQWGNILSVRNRRLSILQADPFTQKRRNPWLLLSMLISLAIAIFVTEVPGLQTLFLTAPVPIEYWLIPIPLALGILALDEVRKLIVRLFPNGPVAKVAW, from the coding sequence ATGTCTGAAAACATCGCCCCCGAACCGGACGAAAAGGAGCCCAACGTCGACCTCCGCATCACCTTTAACGATGCCTCACATCCTTCTGGCCGAGCTGGTCGCAGCAATGCCTTTGATCGAGACCTGACGCGTCCGCTGTCTCGAAAGAGGTCGTTGAGCCGTGGCTCGGCCACCAGCCGTCGCGATCTGCCCTCTTCGCCCTACTCTGGCGTCCAGATTGAATACCGCACCTTGTCCATTCACGTTTCTGAGTCTCGCAATGTCGATTCTGAAAACTTGGCTGATCTCAAGGCCCCCAAGAAGGATGGCAAGGAGGAGTACTTCTCCAACTTGACTTTCCATGAGCTCGAAGTTGACCAGCTctgccagcagctcaacgTCTCCAAGGCCGCTGGTCTGTCGGAGAGCTCTGCAGCAATGAGACTCCAACGTGACGGCAGGAACACACTTCCTCACCCCAAGGCAAACTACTGGAAAAAGATCCTCACGTATGTCTTTGGCGGTTTCTGCTCCGTTCTGTGGGTGggcgtcgtcatcttcttcatctgctggcGTCCCCTGAGCAACCCACCCTCACCAACAAACCTGGCACTCGCTATTCTTGTCCTCATTGTCATTTTCCTCCAGGCGAGCTTCTCCGCCTTCCAGGACTGGTCCACCTCGCGTACTATGAAATCCATCACTGACCTGCTCCCCTCGGATGCTCTGGTGTTGCGTGATGGCCAGCTGATGAAGCTGCGGGCTACTGAACTCGTGAGCGGAGATGTCGTCCACTTGAACATTGGCAACAAGGTGCCTGCAGATATGCGCATCATCGAACACTCCGGTGACCTTCGCTTCGACAGAGCCGTCTTGACTGGTGAATCGGACGAAATCGAGGCTTCAGTGGACCAAACCGATGAAAATTTTCTCGAGAGCCGCAACATTGCTCTGATGGGCACTCTTGTCGTCAACGGAGGTGGCGTCGGAGTTGTTGTCCTGACTGGTTCTCGCTCTGTCATGGGTCGTATTGCAACTGCCACTGCCTCGGCAGAGGAGCGCCCGACGTTGATTCAAAGAGAAATCTCGCGCTTCGTTCGCATCATTGTTGCACTGACCGTTGTTCTCGCTCTGATTATCCTACTTACCTGGGTGGGATGGCTGCGTAGGGACCACTTTGCCTACATGAACGTTGTGGCCATGCTCAACAATGTCATGGGCTGTGTTGTCGCCTTCATTCCTGAGGGTATGCCTGTTGGTGTCGCCCTGACACTCATGATGGTGGCAAGACGCATGAAGGCCTCAAACGTCTTGCCCAAGGGTCTTTCTACTGTCGAGACATTGGGTTGTGTCAACGTCATTTGCTCCGATAAGACGGGTACCTTGACGCAGAACCAAATGCACGTCAACTCCGTTGCCTTTGTCGACGAGCCCATTGCCATCCAAGACATCTACAACAACCTCGGTAGCGATAATGTCGATGCTGGAGTGAAAAACCTTCACCAAGCCGCTTCACTTTGCAACGATGCCACATTTGCACCGCaaactctccatctccctgTTGCATCTCGAAACATCCAAGGCAACGCTACAGATGGTGCCGTCCTCAGATTCACCGCTGGTGCTCCGATCGCGAACGAGAAAGCAGAGCAGCCTACCAAAGTCTTCCAGATCCCCTTCAACTCCAAGAACAAGTGGATGCTCACCATGTACAAAATCCCTTCTGAAAGCCAAGCTCTTAACGAATTCCAAGTCTTTGTCAAGGGAGCTCCTGACGTCCTCCTGCCCTCCTGCACAGCCTACTGGTCTCGCAAATCAAAGTGCGTCATGCCTCTCGATGCAACTGCAAAGACTGCCTTTAAGGAATATCAGGACAAGCTGTCCAAGAACGCCGAGCGTGTCATTGTCCTCTGCATGAAGAGCATGACTGTTCAGGATGCCATGGGTACCAACGCCTTCAGCGACGAAGTTACCAGCCGCGCCACCGATGACCTTATCGTTGTTGGTATCTTGGGCATCACAGATCCCCCTCGTCCTGAGACCCTGGATACCGTCAGGGAGTGTCGCCGCGCTGGAACAAGATTCTTCATGGTTACTGGTGACTACGGActgactgctgctgccattgcgcGCAACGTCGGCATTTTCACTGGTGAACGAGATCCTGATACTATTACCACTATCAAGGCCAACAACGACATCGACACCgtgaagaagttgaacagCGCTCGCGTTGCTGGAGAATGTaacagcctccttctcgagGGACACAgtcttggcggccttggtgATGAGGATTGGAGCGTCATCTGTGAATACCAGGAAATCGTCTTCGCTCGCACGACACCGGAGCAGAAACTTCGCATTGTGGAAGAATTCCGCAAGAGAGACAACGTTGTTGCTGTGACTGGTGACGGAGTCAACGATGCACCTGCTCTTCGTGCTGCAGATGTCGGTGTTGCGATTGTTTCGGGCAGTGATGTTGCTATCGAGGCTGCTGATCTTGTCTTGCTGGACCGCTTCGACTCCATCATTGACGCGATCCGTCTTGGCCGTCTTGTCTTCCAGAATCTGCAAAAGGTCATTGCGTACCTTCTCCCCGCTGGTAGTTGGTCTGAGATTTGGCCCGTCATTCTCaacgtcttcttcggtgtCCCTCTGCCGCTCAGCTCGTTCCTCATGATCATGATTTGTGTCTTCACCGATCTGTTCCTGTCGCTGTCTCTCATCATGGAAAAGGAGGAGTTTGATCTTCTTTCGCTTCCTCCCCGAAACCACAAGAAGGAccatctcatcaacttcAAGATTTACTGCCAGGCATACATCTTCACTGGTACGGCTGAAACTATCTGCGCTCACtccatgttcttcttgtacATGTGGAGGGCAGCCGGCATTCCAGTCAGCCAGctattcttcctcttcgaggGCTACAGCGAGGGATTCCACGGCTACACTCAAGACGAGCTCAACCACTTCAACTACACCGGCCAGTGTGTCTACTTCGTCACCCTGGTCATTCTCCAATGGGGCAATATCCTGTCTGTGCGCAACCGCCGCCTCAGCATCCTCCAGGCCGATCCATTCACCCAGAAGCGTCGTAAcccttggctgctgctcagcaTGCTCATCAGtctcgccattgccatcttcgtcaccgAAGTCCCAGGTCTTCAGACATTGTTCCTCACGGCACCGGTTCCTATTGAGTATTGGTTGATTCCTATTCCTCTGGCTTTGGGAATTCTGGCCCTAGATGAAGTGCGCAAGCTGATCGTTCGGTTGTTTCCCAACGGACCTGTTGCAAAGGTTGCGTGGTAA
- a CDS encoding sugar transporter domain-containing protein, whose protein sequence is MAFGKTAGGNSAYHNYNNDFLHVQDLNERRRLALAEIDKAPFGWYHVRAIVVAGVGFFTDSYDIFTASMLTVMLGIVYFPGVGQMPTSSDSAIKLATSAGTVIGQVGFGIAADLVGRKRMYGLELIVIIFATIGQALTSGSPACDVIGLIIFWRVIMGIGIGGDYPLSSIITSEFASTKWRGAMMSAVFAMQGLGQFTAALIMLFVTLGFKGSLSSAATTATCTGVCQLAVDKMWRTLIGFGAVPACIALYYRLTIPETPRYTFDIARDVEQAGDDVKAYMTGKREGHPDEIARITANKAAQESLQVPKASFRDFCSHYGKLKNFLILFGTAGSWFCLDVAFYGLSLNNATILKVIGYSTKNNVDVYNFLYNTAVGNIVIVLAGAVPGYWVSVATIDTLGRKTIQMGGFAILTILFIVMGFAYNHINSNGLLAIYVLAQFFFNFGPNTTTFVVPGEVFPTRYRSTSHGISAASGKIGSIIGQGAIATLRTKGATKDNSAPWMDHVLEIYALFMLLGCFTTWFIPETARKTLEELSGEDDYAVNHRDSNGPGFESEVVTKISADADAARKSPEP, encoded by the exons ATGGCGTTCGGTAAGACCGCCGGAGGCAACAGTGCCTACCACAACTACAACAATGATTTCCTCCACGTCCAGGATCTCAACGAGCGTCGTCGTCTGGCCCTCGCCGAGATCGACAAGGCTCCCTTTGGCTGGTACCATGTCCGCGCCATTGTCGTTGCCGGTGTTGGTTTCTTCACAGACTCATACGACATCTTCACTGCCTCCATGTTGACCGTTATGCTGGGTATCGTCTACTTCCCAGGAGTCGGCCAGATGCCCACCTCCTCCGACAGTGCCATCAAGCTCGCCACCTCTGCCGGAACTGTCATTGGACAGGTTGGATTTGGTATCGCTGCCGATTTGGTCGGTCGTAAGCGCATGTACGGTCTCGAACTTattgtcatcatcttcgcTACCATCGGTCAGGCCCTGACTAGCGGTTCTCCTGCATGCGACGTTATCggtctcatcatcttctggcgTGTTATCATGGGTATCGGTATCGGTGGTGATTACCCCCTGTCTTCCATTATCACATCTGA ATTCGCCTCCACCAAGTGGCGTGGTGCCATGATGAGCGCCGTCTTTGCTATGCAGGGTCTCGGCCAGTTCACTGCTGCCCTCATCATGCTTTTCGTCACTCTCGGCTTCAAGGGTTCATTGTCTTCTGCCGCCACCACTGCCACCTGCACTGGTGTCTGCCAGCTGGCCGTTGACAAGATGTGGCGTACCCTGATCGGCTTCGGTGCCGTCCCTGCCTGCATTGCCCTCTACT ACCGTCTGACCATCCCCGAAACCCCCCGTTACACCTTCGACATTGCTCGTGATGTCGAGCAGGCCGGTGATGATGTCAAGGCTTACATGACTGGCAAGCGTGAGGGTCACCCCGACGAGATTGCCCGCATCACCGCCAACAAGGCTGCCCAGGAGTCTCTCCAGGTCCCCAAGGCCAGCTTCCGCGACTTCTGCAGCCACTAcggcaagctcaagaacTTCCTCATCCTGTTCGGAACTGCTGGTTCATGGTTCTGCCTTGATGTCGCTTTCTACGGTCTCTCCCTGAACAACGCCACCATCCTCAAGGTCATTGGCTACTCCACCAAGAACAACGTCGATGTCTACAACTTCCTGTACAACACTGCTGTCGGcaacattgtcattgtcCTTGCTGGTGCCGTCCCTGGATACTGGGTTTCCGTCGCTACCATTGACACTCTTGGCCGCAAGACCATCCAGATGGGTGGTTTTGCCATTCTGaccatcctcttcatcgtcatggGTTTCGCCTACAACCACATCAACTCCAACGGTCTCCTCGCCATCTACGTCCTGGCCCagttcttcttcaactttg GCCccaacaccaccaccttCGTCGTCCCCGGTGAGGTCTTCCCCACCCGTTACCGTTCCACTTCCCACGGTATCTCCGCCGCTTCCGGCAAGATCGGCTCCATCATCGGCCAGGGTGCCATTGCTACTCTCCGCACCAAGGGCGCCACCAAGGACAACTCTGCTCCCTGGATGGACCACGTCCTCGAGATCTACGCCCTCTTCATGCTTCTCGGCTGCTTCACCACCTGGTTCATCCCCGAGACTGCCCGCAAGACCCTCGAAGAGCTCAGCGGCGAGGACGACTACGCCGTCAACCACCGGGACTCCAACGGCCCCGGCTTCGAGTCTGAGGTCGTCACCAAGATCtctgccgatgccgatgccgctCGCAAGTCTCCTGAGCCTTAA
- a CDS encoding acetyltransferase (GNAT) family domain-containing protein yields the protein MSLTTHTQTMADKPQNDNNNADDALADTPALSYRVVTRDQEKQDALHLVADSIAQQRQTASAAIIFNPLCIAGLFAMCAGAYHQYQHAGLGTLMTMICGSIILYLSFVRFYTSGYIQRAEEFKWKDFITGPDGKQDTVIAAVYGDNIIGTVVLRLEGEEINKKKKDAVQPSTVGRGIIRAWTTKMRYRGKGIGSDLLHYAVQTTARAFGPTASVEFDANHPNSKHPIPDMFLRTFKKRQQRADKALRQALNHQGKPR from the coding sequence ATGTCACTCACAACACACACTCAAACCATGGCCGACAAGCCCCAgaacgacaacaacaacgccGACGATGCGCTCGCCGACACTCCGGCGCTCTCCTACAGAGTGGTCACGCGAGACCAGGAAAAGCAGGATGCGCTGCACCTAGTCGCTGACAGCATCGCACAGCAGCGCCAAACCGCCTctgccgccatcatcttcaacccgCTCTGCATCGCGGGGCTGTTCGCCATGTGTGCTGGTGCATATCACCAATACCAGCATGCAGGCCTTGGTACCCTCATGACAATGATTTGTGGTTCCATCATCCTGTATCTGTCGTTCGTTCGATTCTATACGTCTGGTTATATTCAGCGAGCCGAGGAGTTCAAATGGAAAGACTTCATCACTGGCCCTGACGGCAAGCAAGACACCGTCATTGCAGCCGTCTACGGCGACAACATCATCGGTACTGTTGTGCTGAGgctggagggagaggagataaacaagaagaagaaggacgctGTACAGCCCAGCACAGTTGGTCGAGGCATCATCCGCGCCTGGACCACCAAGATGCGATACCGAGGAAAGGGAATCGGTTCGGATCTGCTGCATTACGCGGTCCAGACGACAGCCCGTGCGTTTGGCCCAACTGCCAGCGTCGAATTCGATGCCAACCACCCAAACAGCAAGCATCCCATTCCCGACATGTTTCTCAGAACATTCAAGAAGCGCCAACAAAGGGCAGACAAGGCGCTGAGACAGGCGTTGAACCATCAAGGAAAACCGAGATAA